The following is a genomic window from Panthera uncia isolate 11264 chromosome B4, Puncia_PCG_1.0, whole genome shotgun sequence.
GGGCCACAGGACGGTGGGAGCATGCATCACCTGGGGCCTTGGGTCAGGCTTCTAAGGGCGGGTGGGAAACCAGGAAGCCAGCCCCTAACCCGTGATCCCCGGGCACTCAGGCAGCCAGTGGTGACAGTGGTAGCTTCCCTTGCAGGGGCACGGATGAGCTGCTGGGTGTGACGGACCAGGTCACCATCATCAACTCCACGCTGGGGAAGGCACTGGGTGGAGCCTCAGGTACCTGTCGGCTTGTGCCTCTGAGGTCCCCTTATCCACATGCAGAGCCCTGGAGGGGTCTCCGGGAAGGTGGTGAGGAGAGACTTGGGGAAGAGAGCAGCATGGACTGCCCTCTCAGGAGGGTAGGCTCTGGCACCTGGCCTCTGACTCCCACCTCCGTCCCTGCCCTTGTCCTCAGGGGGCTACACAACAGGGCCTGAACCCCTGGTGTCCCTGCTCCGGCAGCGCGCTCGGCCCTACCTCTTCTCCAACAGCCTGCCCCCTGCTGTCGCCGGCTGTGCCTCCAAGGCCCTGGACCTGCTCATGGAGAGCAATGCCATCGTCCAGTCTATGGCGGCCAAGACCCAGCGGTGCGGTccctggcgggggtggggcaggttgGGGTCGGGGAGCTGCCCCTGTGTGCCCCCCGGGCCCATGGCTCCATGCCTACGGGTTCTGCCTCCGCCCCTAGCGTGTCCCCAGCAGATTGCACCGGGATTCAGCCCTTTCAGCCAAAAGCTGcccgcccgcccccctccctcttctgcctctgccttttccttccatttcctggTGCATTTCTCTGAGAACGATGCTGTGTCTCCCCGCCCTGTCAGTCCTGTCTTTTTGCCCGCCGTTTtggtctgcctgtctctctgcccgtctctccATCTGCCTCTCTGGGTCTGCATCTGTCTCTCTTGGTCCATCCTGCAGACTTGGGCACAGATCTTGGATCACATGCCCAGCAGGAGTGGGTGTGAACGCCCCACAGCCCCCTGGCTACCTGTGACACCCGGCTGTGCCCCACAGCTTCCGCAGAAAGATGAAGGCTGCTGGCTTCACCGTCTTGGGAGCCAATCACCCCATCTGCCCTGTGATGCTGGGTGATGCCCGGCTGGCTTCTTGCATGGCAGATGACATGCTAAAGAGAGGTAAGGAAACTGGGACAAGAGGACCAGCCAGGGGtcctaagagaaaagagaagggaaccCCTAAACTGTGAACGCTCCCCCATACCTTCACCCTACCGCCCGTTTTAAACCTGCTGTCTGTCCAAGCTGAAAATCCCAGGCCGTGACGCGGTCGCATGTCTGCGAGACCTTGAGCACCTCCCTTGCCCTCTGTGACCGTCAAGAAAGTAGGACCCGTGTGTCATGTCCCTCAAAGCCTGCCTGGCTCCGCTGAGCCCCAGGCTGACCCTTTCTGCCTTACCAGGCATCTTTGTCATCGGGTTCAGCTATCCGGTGGTCCCCAAGAACAAGGCCCGGATCCGGGTGCAGATCTCAGCAGTGCACAGCGAGGAGGACATCGACCGCTGTGTGGAGGCCTTcgtggaggtggggaggctgcATGGGGCACTACCCTGACCTGGGCGGTGACAGGCACAGCCAAGGTCCCCCTCCCTCCGCATTAATGAAAGGGGCCTTTGGTCAGCCCAGGCCAGACGCTCTGAACCCTGTCACAGTCCTAGGACTGGGCTGGGGCATGGCCGGCACTCGTGATCTTGTGTCAAACAACAGTGTGAAACTGGGCTGACACGTTGGTGTGCTTTATTCTCTCTGAGCAGGCCCAGGCCTGTGACCAGCTGAAGAATCAGGCAGGAGCTGGGCTTCTGAGGGCAGGCTCCTGGGTAGATCTCAGAGCTGACCACCTGCCCCAAGTTAAGATGAGACCCAGGCAGCTGGGATAATGCAGGCAGGGGCCACCATGTGACACAATTGGATTCTGTGCTGCTCTAAAGGCTGGCTGagccccagccctgcaggccCTTTCCCGCCCCACCCACCCTACTTACTCCACAGCCTCCAGAGTTTAGCCCTGGTGGACACTTCGTTTTCTGCTCCCTGTCCAAAGGATGGCTGCCAGCTGCCCAGATCAGAAGGGGCCGGGCACCCCACCCCATGtgtggaaggaggggcagaggatttAGCCCCAAAGGAGAGAATGTGGGTCACTATAGGAAAGGCCCCTGATAGTCTGGAACCATGTATTCTAGCCCACTTTGACTCTGTGGCCTTCGGCCAGCCTTTTTCACCTGTGTATGCGTCAGTCCCAGTGTACCGAGAGCGGATGTTAGTCGATGACTCTCGGGGTCCTTCCATAGCGCTCCTTCCGAGGACTACTGGCCTGCTGATCGGCCAGCAGGGGGCGCAGCGAACTCAGGCTCCGGCTGCTatcgccccgccccctccaccaTCCAGGGCTTGGCCTCCCAATTGTTTGGGCAGCCCGGGAGAGCCGATTTGCTGCTGCCAAGGCCCCGTCCACCCTTGTCCCCAACAAAGGCTCGCTGCTCCCCTAGTGGACGTGATCACAACCCCCTTCCCGCAGTCGCTGTCCCTGGTCCTTGCCTCTCCATTGGCCTCCCCACTCAGCTTTATGGGCGCGGTGTCGGGCGCCGGGGAGGATGGGGGCTGATTCACGGCAGCGCCAGCCTCGGCGTGGTGTGGCCTCGGGAAGCACGCACCTCGCTGGGGGTAGGGCAGGGAGGGTGAAAAAGGACCTTCATTAACAACAGGGAAGTTGTCTGTCCCCTCGCACCTCCGTCCCAGCCCTCAGCCTGGATGTCAGAACGAACGATCTGGGGGAGCTGCGGCCAATTCCCTGGGATTCTGGGACTCCTAGCTTGTGGTCTAGAGGAGCTTGAGGCTGGGAATCAGGAGCTCCAGGGGCTGGGAGACGGCAGTGCAGAGAAGAGGACTGCTGTGGCCACATCAGCAGCTGAGATATTTGCAAGCCGCTGCCACAGGGTAGTGGACCTGGCGCGGGCGCATACAGCGGAGCCCTGGCGCCAGCCCCGGGCCAAGCCAGCAGCTTGACGTGCGCGATCTGCATAGGCCGGCGGATGAGAGCGGGTGGCCACAGCCGACCGCGGGGCTACGCGTCCCGGCAGCAGGTGTGGCGTATCCAGCGAGGCCAGAACGCGGGGCCCGGGCCCACCCGCCAGTGGCGCAGAGCACGCGCCGCCTCTTCCAGGGGCTCCCGGGCGCCCCCGCTGCCATTGCGCCCCCCGGCGGCCGGCGGAGGCAGCGGCACGGCCGCAACACCCTAAGCCGTTTTGCCGAAGTAACGCGTCCTGGCGTCAGACAGCTCGCGGGGCTGCGCCGGCTCCCGTCCGCCGCCGTCCAGAAGGGCTGGtaggaagcagcagcagcagctctggGCTCACGTGTTAAGGCCCACTGGTGGCGGCCCGATGCCAGCGACAGGCGGCGCAGGGCCGGAAGGCCGGCCAAGGATCAGCCGCACTTCTGCCTCCTGCGGGCGGGGAGCTTGAGAGACCACTCTCACCGCGCGCTGTACACGTCCTCCGCGTTGGGCTCCAGGTTCAAGGCTCCGGCCGCCTGGAGCAAGGTTAGAGGTGGCGCCAGGGGTGCGCGGGGCTCGGCCATGACCTCGCGTACTTCCGGCCTGCCCCGTGGCCGGCCCTCTGTGGTTCCCTGGGTCCTCCCGCTTTCCTTCCTTCGCTCTGGCTCTATCAGCGGCTCGGCCTTGACCTGCTGGGAGCTCTTGCTCTAGTTCTGCAGCAGCCCGTccagagccctgccctgggccgggggggggggggggggggctcgggggggggggggggggggggggggggggggggggggggggtagtgtgTCAGGGCTCTTGAGGGCTTTCCGGGTTCAGGGTGGTTGTAGACCTCTGACAGTCAAGGATTCTAAAACTTCAGCACACTGAGGCTAGGATCCTACAATGCTGCCTTTCGGTGATCATGAcattctacacttttttttttttaattaaaaaaatttagggggcgcgcctgggtggctcagtcggtgaagcatccgacttcggctcaggtcatgatgtcgcggttcgtgagttcgagccccatgtcggactctgtgctgacagctcagagcctgcttctctccccctctatctctgcccctctcctgttcacactctgtctccttctcaaaaataaacagtaaaattttttttcatttaatgtttttatttttattcatttatttttttttataaactttatatctttataaaaatatttttattattggggcgcctgggtggcgcagtcggttaagcgtccgacttcagccaggtcacgatctcgcggtctgtgagttcgagccccgcatcgggctctgggctgatggctcggagcctggagcctgtttccgattctgtgtctccctctctctctgcccctccccagttcatgctctgtctctctctgtcccaaaaataaaattaaaaaaaacgttgaaaaaaaagaaaaaaatatatttttattatttatttatttttaatgtttgtttatttttgagacagagagagacagagcatgaacggggggggggggtcagagagagagggagacacagaatctgaagcaggctccaggctctgagctgtcagcacagagcccaacgcggggctcgaactcacagaccatgagatcatgacctgagccgaagacggacgcttaactgactgagccacccaggcgcccctaatgtttttatttctgagagagagagagagacagtgtgagcagaggaagggcagagagaaggagacaaggtatccaaagcaggctccaggctcggaactgtcagcacagagcccgacgtggggctcgaaccaaaaaactgtgaaatcacgactgGAGCCAAAGTAGGAAGCtaaaccgattgagccacccaggcgccccccccccctttttttttttaagttttaaagtttatttatttattgggagagagcacacgcacaagcagaggaggggcacacacagagagagagacagaatgtcagtgcagagccctggcttgaacccacgaactgtgagatcatgacctgagcggcaatcatcagtcagatgcttaaccaactgagccacccaggcgccccacattctaCACTTCTAATTCCTTCATTCAATTCTGATAGCTCTGAATTCCGGACAGTCTAGGTATGATCCCTAATATCTTCTGGTTAGTGAATGTCTGCTTCCAAAGATTCGGGGATGCTCTGCTTCTGGGGTAAGTGACATCAGGCTTTCAAGAAACAACCTCTGAGCACTGGTGAAAATCCCAGGGGTGTGGGAGGAGCTAGCCTGAAGAGTCTCTTCCCCAGCTCCTTGGGCCTTGAATGCAAGTCCTGACTCCATCAGGTCCCCTCTTTTCTGTCCGCTTCCACAGACTTCCTATTGACATCCCCTCCCCCCGACCTCCCAGCTTCCAGAAAGACATTCAGTCCCTGccgcctctcctctcccttcactTATTGCAAATTGTCTTCTGCCCCCACTACACGTGTCCAGTTTACCCACCACCTCATTGTCGTGAAATCCAGTGTGCCTCGTCCCTCCAAGGGGCTCGTCTCTCTAACCTTCTGGAAGCATTTGGCCATGTGGCCTACTCCTCCAAGAGTTCCAAGCAGAAGCCCACGCGTGACTGACTGAATTACCCAGCCATTTACCAAGACCAATTAACCTCTCTGCCTTTTGCCCCGACAAGAGGCTCCTAACGGATCAGGCATTAAATCATTCCCCCTTCCACGCATCCTTTTCACCCCAGGCCATAATAAACTAATTATAAACGAAACCGCGCAGATCCTGTCCCCACTCTAAAATTTTCACTGGGTCCTCATTGCCCTCAGGCTAAAGCCAAACTCCGCATGGGCACAAAACTCCTTCGTCTTCAGCCAGACTGAATCTCTGGACCGAGCTTAGGAATGCTGATGGGCCCCGGGATTCCAAGGGCCTGGGAGAGGAGTCCCATCTGGTCTCCAGAAGAGAGACTCCCGTTCTGGTTTCCTAGCCTAGGGCACTCCATTCAAGATGAGGAATCCTTTCTGAGCTTGGGTTAGAGCTCTActtggagcagggagggaagatggAGTCGTTTAGGCAGGAGGTGAGAGTACCAGCAATGAATGGGCTGGGCCCTGGACACGGAGGGGTTAACTCCAGAGCGACTCTCAGAGAATCAATGGGTTACTCACTGCAGAAAGAGGCAGAAGCAGCGCAGGGAGGCAGAAAAGAACCGGGCAGAAGAGCATGCCACCTGGGGGAAATCAGGgacggaggaggaggagcaggaggaggagggggaggaggcagcgGCAGGCAGCGGCTAGTGGCTACTCCGGAGGGAGTGCTCAAGTCTGGCTCAGCAGAGGAGGTGCCttaaaggagaagagagaagtggGAGGCAGACCCCCACCTGCAGGGAGGCGCCAAGGGGCAGCCACTGAGCCAAGAGGCAGCCTCAGCCTGACCCGTCCACCCGGGATCAAGCAGGGCCCAGTGCCCAGAACTGAGGTGGGTGTTGCCTATTCTGACCTTCGGGGGGCTTGCTGCATGCTGGGGACTGGGGGCGCAGgtattccctttcttccctcctccctgccgctccccccccccccccccccctcccccccccccttaatttGTCCCACCATCCCGGAAGCCCCAGGCATGCAGGGGGATCCACAGGTAGTAGCCGATGTGGGCCGCGGGGTGGGGCAAGGGTGAGAGCGGGCACAGCTCGAATAAAGGCACGCACGAATACTTGCACGCGGTCAGAGGCACCACCTGTTACAGGCTGTCGGCACTCCAGCCTGGGAGCCAGGGCACCACGGTGGCAACAGCCCCGATCTGCCACGCCAGGGGTGCTATTCAGCCTCCCGTGTCCCCTCTCCCAGTGAGCCTCAATTGCCTCTTGTGCAAAGAGGGGGCAGTGACCTGTACGGTTTTCCCAGCTGTGCCACTGTGGGGCTCTCACCAAAGCGGACTTTGCAATGACTCAGGGATACCACCCATGCTCTGCCGCCTTTGACCCACGTCCAAGAGTCCCCCCTGCGCTTCAAATCCCCACGGGGAAATAAGGTAGTAGATATACAAGCACCTTGGGTTGGAGCGGCCCCTCCCCCATCCGCCGTGTCCTCACCGCATTCTGCCTGGAGGCGCCCACCTAGTAATCACCTTTGTGCCCTGAGCCCTGGGGGTGTTCCCGAGCAAACGGAGAAACCCACCTCAGACACCTACGTGACTGCCAGGCTTGCCCCGTGGGTCTCAGTGGTCACTCTTGGCTCTgtctccccactcccatccccatcccccatGAGCTTCCCGCCCCCCCCTGAGACCTGGCCAGGCCCAAGCTAGGGGCCGGGATCGATCGAGCGAGCCCCCGGGGTCACGTGACCAGAGCTGGGGGCTCCTGCCCGAGCACTCCAGCTTCTTCTCCCCAGGTGCCCATCGGAGGGAAAGATGGCTGATGCGCAGAACGTCTCGCTGGACGGCCCGGGGAGTGTGGGGGCCGTGGCCGTGCCTGTGGTCTTTGCCATCATCTTCCTGCTGGGCACAGTGGGCAACGGGCTAGTGCTGGCCGTGCTGTTGCAGCCCagccccagtgcctggcaggAGCCGGGCAGCACTACGGACCTGTTCATCCTCAACCTAGCGGTGGCCGACCTCTGCTTCATCCTGTGCTGCGTGCCTTTCCAGGCCGCCATCTACACACTGGACGCCTGGCTCTTCGGGGCCCTCGTTTGTAAGACGGTGCACCTGCTCATCTACCTCACCATGTACGCCAGCAGCTTCACGCTGGCCGCGGTCTCGGTGGACAGGTGCGCTCTATCTGGGGCCCGGCTCGGGTGGGCTGAGCAGATCTCTTAGGAAGGCGCACACCCGGCCAGGGTGCGGTCCCACCTGCTTTCGCGGCTCGACACTTGGGGTGCAACCCAGGCTCACTCTCGAGCTGACGACCCCCCCGGGGCAAGCCCCTTCCCTCCGAGCCTCTAAGCCAACCCGGCTAGGGGCCAGGCACCGCTCTAAGCGCCTGGCGTGTGGGTTCCCCTCACCCCCGCAGTCCACCCTGCCGGGCTGGTCGCGCCGTCGCTCCGGCTGTCCGGACGCGGAAGGCCAGGCCGCCGGCCCAGAGGTGCGGCCGCAGCGTCCACGCGGGGGCGAGGGCGCGGGTGGGGGCCGCCCGCCCTCCCGCCTGCCCCGCTGACCCGGCGCCCGCCCGCAGGTACCTGGCCGTGCGGCACCCGCTGCGCTCGCGGGCCCTGCGCACGCCGCGCAACGCCCGCGCCGCCGTGGCGCTCGTCTGGCTGCTGGCGGCGCTCTTCTCGGCGCCCTATCTCAGCTACTACGGCACCGTGCGCTACGGCGCGCTGGAGCTCTGCGTGCCCGCCTGGGAGGACGCGCGCCGGCGCGCCCTCGACGTGGCCACCTTCGCCGCCGGCTACCTGCTGCCCGTGGCCGTGGTGAGCCTGGCCTACGCGCGCACGCTGCGCTTCCTGTGGGCGGCCGTGGGCCCCgcgggcgcggcggcggcggaggcccGGCGCAGAGCCACGGGCCGCGCGGGGCGGACCATGCTGGCGGTGGCCGCGCTCTACGCCCTCTGCTGGGGCCCGCACCACGCGCTCATCCTCTGCTTCTGGTTCGGCCGCTTCGCCTTCAGCCCGGCCACCTACGCCTGCCGCCTGGCCTCGCACTGCCTCGCCTACGCCAACTCCTGCCTCAACCCGCTCGTCTACGCGCTCGCCTCGCGCCACTTCCGCGCGCGCCTCCGCCGCCTGTGGCCctgcggccgccgccgccgccgccgaNNNNNNNNNNNNNNNNNNNNNNNNNNNNNNNNNNNNNNNNNNNNNNNNNNNNNNNNNNNNNNNNNNNNNNNNNNNNNNNNNNNNNNNNNNNNNNNNNNNNNNNNNNNNNNNNNNNNNNNNNNNNNNNNNNNNNNNNNNNNNNNNNNNNNNNNNNNNNNNNNNNNNNNNNNNNNNNNNNNNNNNNNNNNNNNNNNNNNNNNNNNNNNNNNNNNNNNNNNNNNNNNNNNNNNNNNNNNNNNNNNNNNNNNNNNNNNNNNNNNNNNNNNNNNNNNNNNNNNNNNNNNNNNNNNNNNNNNNNNNNNNNNNNNNNNNNNNNNNNNNNNNNNNNNNNNNNNNNNNNNNNNNNNNNNNNNNNNNNNNNNNNNNNNNNNNNNNNNNNNNNNNNNNNNNNNNNNNNNNNGGGGCGGGGGGCCCGGGGAGGAGCCCGCCCGCGTCGGAGAGGCCGGGCGAGCCTCGTCGGCCCCGGGACCGGAATAAACCCGGTCCGCCTCCACTCTGCCGGATGACCGTCTTTCCGTCATTCCGCTTCCCCCCGGGGCACGACGGCGACGAGGGGACGCGCCAACGCCGGGGGTCCTCTGAGACGCACTGGCCGAGCTGGGGCCCCAGCCCCCGTGGATGCCCCTGGGCGGTGAAATTGGGTCACCCCCGCGAAGCGCAGCCCCCTGGCCAGGCAGCCCCCAGACTCTGTCCACAGCCGGTCTGGCGGGAGGGCCGTTCCTCTGCCCGCCCTTCCAACCCGCTCAGCACCTTCTAGGCCCTGCTTCCTCAACCACCCTTTGCGAAGCCGCTTCTCCCTTCCAGGCTGTGTGGCCTGGGTCATGTAACCCCAAGCAGCTGATTTAGCAAAGAGTCGTGAAGCATTTACTGCGCATCTTACGCGGTGCTACGTCCTTCAATCTCATTATCGAAGCAGCTTTGCAAGGTAGATACATAATTAGTTCCCTTTCTGCAGATGTAGAAACCAAGGATCAGAGAGGTTTAGTAATTTGGGGGGCCTGTCTGagtcggtggagtgtgtgactcttgatctcgggattgtggggtggagccccatgctgggtgtagcaattacttaaaaataaaatcttcaaaaaaaaaaaaaaaagaagaagaagaagaagaaagaaagaaagaaagaaagaaagaaagaaagaaagagaaaggtttaGTGATTTGTCCAAGCTCACATAGCTAGTGTTTGGCAGAAGTTGGATTCAAACCCACCGCTATTTAACTTTTTCTGCTCAGTGGAACCGCCTTCTCCACTTTGGGGGCCTCGGCTCTCAGTTTCCAAGGTTTCCAAGGTTTTCCTTGGCTCTTCCTGACTCCTGATCCTGCATCGGCCCTCTTCCCTAAACCAGCAGCTCCCACGTTTGACTCGATGTCTGGAAATCTCAGAGAGTTCCCAGTCCTCTTCTTTGGGACAGTTCTGTTCAGTACTCGGGCCGGCGAGTCCTGATGGGCTTGTCCCAGCTACCGAGTCCCAGGTCCACGGCCTGACCCAAGCCCCTTGGATTATT
Proteins encoded in this region:
- the GALR3 gene encoding galanin receptor type 3; translated protein: MADAQNVSLDGPGSVGAVAVPVVFAIIFLLGTVGNGLVLAVLLQPSPSAWQEPGSTTDLFILNLAVADLCFILCCVPFQAAIYTLDAWLFGALVCKTVHLLIYLTMYASSFTLAAVSVDRYLAVRHPLRSRALRTPRNARAAVALVWLLAALFSAPYLSYYGTVRYGALELCVPAWEDARRRALDVATFAAGYLLPVAVVSLAYARTLRFLWAAVGPAGAAAAEARRRATGRAGRTMLAVAALYALCWGPHHALILCFWFGRFAFSPATYACRLASHCLAYANSCLNPLVYALASRHFRARLRRLWPCGRRRRRDQMPALSTKHAVSRAWQEKGQTLPTPETGHGD